The proteins below are encoded in one region of Micromonospora sp. DSM 45708:
- the ssd gene encoding septum site-determining protein Ssd, with the protein MPPRTPIPPYRRLPLLVTADGDLLDELLRLAAAGGTEVELAADPASARARWVPAPLVLVGADQAAACLRARLPRRPRTVLVGRSGQLDPGTELAELIGAEHVAALPAAEPWLVDRFAECAAGPVGAGPGRVVAVLGGRGGAGASVLAGGLAVSAARSRLRTLLVDADPLGGGLDLVLGWEQLDGLRWPELAGADGRLDPPSLVRALPSRGDLVVLSWDRGDLRHLPAEAMAATVDAGRRGRDLVVLDLPRHLDDAAVIALQAADRAFLVVPAELRATAAAARVAAVVAPQCADLSVIVRGPAPGRLRAAEVARALGLPLAGTLRPEPGLCRGLERGEAPGATGKGPLAVLCQRLVDELTGRSAAGAA; encoded by the coding sequence ATGCCGCCCCGCACCCCGATCCCGCCGTACCGTCGACTGCCACTGCTCGTCACGGCCGACGGTGACCTGCTCGACGAGCTGTTGCGCCTGGCCGCGGCCGGCGGCACCGAGGTCGAGCTGGCGGCCGACCCGGCTTCCGCCCGCGCCCGCTGGGTGCCCGCGCCGCTGGTGCTGGTCGGTGCCGACCAGGCGGCGGCCTGCCTGCGGGCCCGCCTGCCACGGCGTCCGCGCACGGTGCTGGTCGGGCGTTCCGGCCAGCTCGATCCGGGTACGGAGCTGGCCGAGCTGATCGGCGCCGAGCACGTCGCGGCGTTGCCCGCGGCGGAGCCCTGGCTGGTCGACCGGTTCGCCGAGTGCGCGGCCGGGCCGGTCGGCGCGGGCCCCGGCCGGGTCGTGGCGGTGCTCGGCGGGCGCGGCGGCGCGGGGGCCAGCGTGCTCGCCGGTGGGCTCGCCGTCAGTGCGGCCCGGTCCCGGCTGCGCACGCTCCTGGTCGACGCCGACCCGCTGGGCGGCGGCCTCGACCTGGTGCTCGGGTGGGAGCAGCTCGACGGGCTGCGCTGGCCCGAGCTGGCCGGCGCCGACGGCCGGCTGGATCCACCGTCGCTGGTCCGCGCGCTGCCCAGCCGTGGTGACCTGGTCGTGCTCTCGTGGGACCGGGGCGACCTGCGGCACCTGCCGGCCGAGGCGATGGCCGCCACCGTCGACGCCGGCCGGCGCGGGCGGGACCTGGTCGTGCTCGACCTGCCCCGGCATCTCGACGACGCGGCCGTGATCGCGCTCCAGGCCGCCGACCGGGCGTTCCTCGTGGTGCCCGCGGAGCTGCGTGCCACCGCCGCCGCTGCCCGGGTGGCCGCCGTCGTGGCCCCGCAGTGCGCCGACCTCTCGGTGATCGTGCGCGGCCCGGCTCCGGGCCGGCTCCGGGCGGCCGAGGTGGCCCGCGCGCTCGGCCTGCCGCTCGCCGGCACGCTCCGACCCGAGCCCGGCCTGTGCCGAGGGCTGGAGCGCGGCGAGGCCCCGGGTGCCACCGGAAAGGGCCCGCTCGCCGTGCTGTGCCAGCGGCTCGTCGACGAGCTGACCGGTCGGTCCGCGGCGGGTGCGGCGTGA
- a CDS encoding VHL beta domain-containing protein: MTDSPHGTGRRHTRPDPPTGGEGWLRDPSPATLASVAIGIVVVVLVGTLSFFAMPRRPDLPPPVGGEAILASPPTADLPTESYSPAPVSLSTRAALPTRSPAPPRRTTPAARPPAPKPSASRTKPPVSRPGELIPLPASRESTLRSSGGGPETFVDFVNARTAPVVVHWLNYDGRRQRYAVLQVGQSYRQQTYVGHPWVVTDEQRRPLVCFEPARQTLRAVIR, encoded by the coding sequence ATGACCGATTCACCGCACGGCACCGGAAGGCGCCACACCCGGCCGGATCCGCCCACTGGCGGCGAGGGCTGGCTCCGGGACCCGTCCCCGGCCACGCTCGCCTCGGTGGCGATCGGGATCGTGGTGGTGGTGCTGGTCGGTACGCTCAGCTTCTTCGCCATGCCGCGTCGCCCCGACCTGCCGCCGCCGGTCGGCGGCGAGGCGATCCTGGCCTCGCCACCGACCGCGGACCTGCCGACCGAGTCGTACTCCCCGGCGCCGGTGTCGCTCTCCACCCGCGCCGCGCTGCCGACCCGTTCGCCGGCCCCGCCCCGTCGCACCACTCCGGCCGCCCGGCCACCCGCGCCGAAGCCGTCGGCCAGCCGGACGAAGCCGCCGGTGTCCCGGCCCGGCGAACTCATCCCGCTGCCGGCGTCCCGGGAGTCGACGCTGCGCTCCAGCGGGGGTGGGCCGGAGACCTTCGTCGACTTCGTCAACGCCCGGACCGCGCCCGTGGTCGTCCACTGGCTGAACTACGACGGCCGACGCCAGCGGTACGCGGTGCTCCAGGTGGGACAGTCCTACCGGCAGCAGACGTACGTGGGCCACCCGTGGGTGGTGACCGACGAGCAGCGCCGCCCGCTCGTCTGTTTCGAGCCGGCACGGCAGACACTGCGCGCCGTGATCCGCTGA